One stretch of Candidatus Bathyarchaeia archaeon DNA includes these proteins:
- a CDS encoding DUF4342 domain-containing protein, with amino-acid sequence MENLVYCTKCGAPLKEGDKFCLVCGEATAKVTREEYTVSASNVTERVKELLHEGNVTRVIVKDEKGGILLEIPATVGVIGTVIAPWLAALGVVAALATNCRIEVERRE; translated from the coding sequence GTGGAAAATTTGGTTTACTGCACTAAATGTGGAGCACCCCTCAAAGAAGGGGACAAGTTTTGTCTAGTATGCGGCGAGGCTACCGCCAAGGTAACCCGCGAAGAGTACACTGTGTCAGCCAGCAACGTCACTGAACGAGTGAAAGAACTTCTACATGAAGGAAACGTCACAAGAGTTATTGTGAAAGACGAAAAAGGCGGCATTTTGCTTGAGATTCCTGCCACAGTGGGGGTTATTGGCACGGTTATTGCACCGTGGCTGGCGGCTTTGGGTGTGGTCGCGGCTTTAGCAACAAACTGTCGTATAGAGGTTGAAAGAAGAGAGTAA
- a CDS encoding HNH endonuclease, with protein MPPATVKNVRDLLFWQYAKIIAVSAGFCKDDYGFVTKKLKQLRTGEIEWNEIREYIKEKDLNGECIYCGAKTGLTLEHLLPRCFNGPNSEKNVVWVCRTCNSKKGSKRLYEYWVIQRGLKKGKNEVPRIAEGKYLKFAYEVLEEQNLLDMDIKQVTAKICPKCDLKNLCVQEKTEGKLSVLCIDGLLTLCCKED; from the coding sequence TTGCCTCCGGCAACTGTGAAGAATGTTCGAGACCTACTTTTTTGGCAGTACGCAAAAATAATTGCGGTTTCAGCAGGCTTCTGCAAAGACGACTACGGATTCGTGACCAAGAAGCTCAAGCAGCTACGCACGGGGGAAATTGAGTGGAACGAAATCCGCGAGTACATCAAAGAGAAAGACCTAAACGGCGAATGCATCTACTGCGGCGCCAAAACGGGTTTAACATTGGAGCATCTGCTACCACGCTGTTTCAATGGACCCAACAGCGAAAAAAATGTGGTTTGGGTGTGCAGGACATGCAACTCCAAGAAGGGCTCCAAAAGGCTCTATGAATACTGGGTCATTCAACGCGGCTTAAAAAAAGGCAAAAACGAAGTCCCACGCATCGCCGAAGGCAAATACCTAAAGTTCGCGTATGAAGTTTTAGAAGAGCAAAACCTCTTAGACATGGACATCAAGCAGGTAACTGCGAAGATTTGCCCAAAATGCGACCTAAAAAACCTCTGCGTCCAAGAGAAAACGGAGGGCAAACTCTCGGTTCTGTGCATTGACGGCTTGCTCACGTTATGTTGCAAAGAAGATTAG
- a CDS encoding ubiquitin-like small modifier protein 1: MQISVRFFTVLREITDKKEETLQLPQDATIDTALQTLAQRYGEPFTEYVYDQNGKVKGFLQFFINGQSTAAVKGLDSKLHEEDVLAIVPPVGGG; encoded by the coding sequence GTGCAAATCTCAGTCCGCTTCTTCACCGTACTCAGAGAAATCACCGACAAAAAAGAAGAAACCCTCCAACTCCCCCAAGATGCCACCATCGACACCGCCCTCCAAACCTTAGCCCAACGCTACGGAGAACCTTTCACCGAATACGTCTACGACCAAAACGGCAAAGTCAAAGGGTTCCTACAGTTTTTCATAAACGGACAAAGCACCGCAGCCGTGAAAGGCTTAGACAGCAAGTTGCATGAGGAGGATGTTTTGGCGATTGTGCCCCCCGTCGGCGGCGGATAG
- the infB gene encoding translation initiation factor IF-2 has product MPIRQPIVCVLGHVDSGKTLLLDRIRKTSVQAREAGGITQHIGASFFPVETLQTLIGPQLSATMKSGIQIPGLLVIDTPGHEAFTNLRRRGGSVADIAILVIDALRGFEAQTYECIEILKARKTPFIVAVNKIDRIAGWKSQPSSPFLKVYAKQDAYVREELDNKLYEIMGTFSREKLNTDRFDRIRDFTSTVALVPVSAKTGEGIPELLMVLIGLTQQYLKKQLQTTEGAAKGSVLEIKEEPGLGLTLNAIIYDGTLNKDDIIVIGGKQAPITTRIRAILVPKPLDEMRDPRDKFSSVENVFAAAGVKIVASDLEGALAGAPLYAVAPGETPETYMKIIADEIKKIRIDTQVDGVILKADTLGSLEATAEMLKQNNMQIRIADVGDVSKRDVIEASAVKSHNPLQGVILAFGVRILPDAEEEATMRGVRIFKEQIVYHMIENYVDWVKSKNEAKLEAELEKLVRPAKISVIPGYVFRRAKPAIFGVDVAVGILKPKTNLVRADDGEDVGELQQIQDKGKAVSQATQGMQVAVSMDKPTVGRHIFEKDVLFVKVPEPDVRAFQGAFADQLNEEEQEVLKQYVVAMRKKSPFFAF; this is encoded by the coding sequence ATGCCCATTCGTCAACCCATCGTATGCGTTTTAGGTCACGTGGACAGCGGCAAAACTTTGTTGCTGGACCGCATCCGCAAAACCAGCGTGCAAGCTCGAGAAGCCGGAGGCATCACTCAGCACATTGGAGCCAGCTTCTTTCCTGTAGAAACCCTTCAGACGCTCATTGGTCCTCAGCTTTCAGCCACCATGAAGAGCGGTATACAAATTCCTGGGTTGCTGGTTATTGACACGCCGGGGCATGAGGCTTTCACGAATCTGCGTCGCAGAGGCGGAAGCGTCGCCGACATAGCCATCCTAGTTATTGACGCGTTGCGAGGGTTTGAAGCGCAAACTTACGAGTGCATAGAAATTCTCAAAGCACGCAAAACTCCCTTCATTGTGGCGGTTAACAAAATTGACCGCATTGCAGGCTGGAAGTCGCAGCCTTCCTCGCCTTTTCTTAAGGTTTACGCTAAGCAGGATGCTTACGTGCGGGAAGAGTTAGATAACAAGCTTTACGAAATAATGGGCACCTTCTCCCGTGAGAAACTCAACACCGACCGCTTTGACCGCATCCGCGACTTCACCTCCACTGTTGCGCTTGTGCCGGTCAGCGCTAAAACCGGCGAAGGTATCCCTGAACTGCTTATGGTTCTTATCGGTTTGACGCAGCAGTACCTCAAAAAGCAGCTGCAGACAACGGAGGGCGCAGCAAAGGGCTCTGTGCTGGAGATTAAAGAGGAGCCTGGGTTAGGCTTAACTCTTAACGCCATCATATACGATGGTACCCTAAACAAAGACGACATAATCGTCATCGGCGGCAAACAAGCCCCAATCACTACACGCATCCGCGCGATTCTGGTGCCCAAACCGCTGGACGAAATGCGTGACCCCCGAGACAAATTCTCGTCGGTGGAAAACGTATTTGCCGCCGCAGGAGTAAAAATCGTGGCCTCCGATTTGGAAGGTGCCCTCGCCGGAGCGCCCCTTTACGCGGTGGCTCCCGGTGAAACCCCTGAAACGTATATGAAGATAATTGCGGATGAAATCAAGAAAATCCGCATTGACACGCAGGTGGATGGCGTGATTCTTAAGGCGGACACGTTGGGTTCTTTGGAGGCAACCGCCGAGATGCTTAAACAAAATAACATGCAAATCCGCATCGCCGACGTAGGAGACGTGTCAAAACGGGATGTGATTGAAGCTTCTGCAGTGAAAAGCCACAACCCGCTACAGGGCGTTATTCTGGCGTTTGGCGTGCGAATCCTGCCTGACGCGGAAGAAGAAGCCACAATGCGTGGGGTTAGAATTTTCAAAGAACAAATCGTCTACCACATGATTGAAAACTACGTGGACTGGGTGAAATCCAAAAACGAAGCTAAACTGGAAGCGGAGCTGGAAAAACTTGTTCGCCCCGCCAAAATCTCGGTCATTCCGGGGTACGTTTTTCGCCGAGCCAAACCCGCAATCTTCGGCGTGGATGTAGCAGTGGGGATTCTTAAACCTAAAACTAACCTTGTTCGGGCTGACGACGGTGAAGATGTGGGTGAGCTTCAGCAGATTCAAGACAAAGGCAAAGCGGTTTCTCAAGCCACACAGGGCATGCAGGTTGCGGTTTCCATGGATAAACCCACAGTGGGCAGGCACATTTTCGAGAAGGATGTGCTGTTTGTGAAGGTTCCCGAACCTGATGTGCGAGCTTTTCAGGGTGCATTTGCAGACCAGCTTAACGAGGAAGAACAGGAAGTCCTAAAGCAGTATGTGGTGGCTATGCGCAAGAAGTCGCCCTTCTTTGCCTTCTAA
- a CDS encoding carboxymuconolactone decarboxylase family protein: MSKSGYQIFQEESPEVAAAFNKLIEAVAKPSALDAKTKHLLYIAMKIVTDDVGAALMHVPFAKKLGASREEIRETVLLTLTVVGLKGVNVALAAALEAYDKV; this comes from the coding sequence ATGAGCAAATCTGGTTACCAGATTTTTCAAGAAGAATCCCCCGAAGTAGCCGCTGCCTTCAACAAGCTTATTGAGGCAGTCGCCAAGCCCTCTGCGCTTGACGCAAAAACCAAACACCTGCTTTACATCGCCATGAAAATCGTAACTGACGATGTGGGCGCCGCCTTGATGCATGTGCCCTTTGCCAAGAAGCTTGGGGCAAGCCGCGAGGAAATTCGTGAAACGGTTCTTTTAACGTTGACGGTTGTGGGGCTAAAAGGTGTCAATGTGGCTTTGGCGGCTGCGTTGGAAGCCTACGATAAAGTCTAA
- a CDS encoding sialidase family protein, with amino-acid sequence MKKPASVALFLVLTVYFFVSAASVNFVSAQNLSVPHSPSVIADTNSVYSLELVHQAVTQLPNGTLAAAFSTNLQGENNYAVYVASSCDGGSSWGTPVKVSTGQGMDGWACGQGIYGCVIAADSQNRVYVAWTGVNDSSTYFQVWCARWNGLVWETPLQVSQGAEAGVQAFYTSIAVDGNDKVHLVWQANMDGYGSSKIFYSQFDGVWSSPVVVSSVGVFDRYPSIAIDSHNNLHVVYTSGSGSYGTSGGIYYAKFNGTWQYSLLVSSGPDYTNLGGSCIAIDGNNNLHVVWEGTRSDVSSNQQIWYARFTDSWSTPVRISTTASMTSSTQSNPSVAVDSNNRIHAAWTSEKENAVFYAECTTNWSLPVQLENAPSACPVFRWSFYPSSNAITNKLDYLFLKKSVLTFNSGLPSMMKNVSTSITPLQLSASVGQSVMFSSEAMGGVSPYTYQWYLNGAPAAGATLPYWFFKPTASGTYRVWVAVTDSSGFTVQSETATLQAASQGTSGIFGYSSPSSQAGGSGALYDAHGARFTLDVEANVASISCLMEAFTDSNQPYASYNFCFAIYSDNNGAVGNLVAQTATGKISPNQTIFTSNSTSSALPSGGAWETLNFSSPVHLIPGAYWLMAVHDGRQFVLIHNDVPNDSNKSASSVIGSLNFPSYLNTPIYTYGYVYCIYASWSYESNPSSPSPTPTLTPTPSSSLTLQPIPSPSVTPPPTLTHPSPSPTASSLPIASPTPTPTASLYPLNPTPTPTIEQITSGQDSGKNNIPTVTLVVAGVALACAFFALVMLYKLRQKGDA; translated from the coding sequence ATGAAGAAGCCTGCTTCGGTTGCGCTCTTTTTAGTCCTGACGGTTTATTTTTTCGTCTCCGCCGCTTCCGTTAATTTTGTCTCTGCCCAAAATCTTTCGGTTCCCCATTCCCCTTCCGTGATAGCGGACACAAATTCGGTCTACAGCTTGGAGCTTGTGCATCAAGCCGTCACGCAGTTACCCAACGGAACCTTAGCAGCCGCTTTTTCAACCAATCTGCAGGGCGAAAACAACTACGCGGTTTATGTGGCTTCCAGTTGCGACGGAGGCTCTAGTTGGGGAACTCCCGTTAAGGTTTCTACGGGGCAGGGCATGGACGGCTGGGCTTGCGGTCAAGGCATTTACGGCTGCGTAATTGCCGCTGACTCCCAAAACCGCGTCTATGTGGCGTGGACAGGGGTCAATGATAGCTCCACGTATTTTCAGGTTTGGTGTGCTCGATGGAACGGGTTAGTGTGGGAAACTCCCCTGCAGGTTAGTCAAGGCGCCGAGGCTGGGGTGCAGGCGTTTTACACCAGCATAGCCGTGGACGGAAACGACAAGGTGCATTTGGTTTGGCAAGCCAACATGGACGGCTATGGCAGCTCAAAAATCTTCTATTCCCAATTCGATGGTGTCTGGTCTTCTCCTGTGGTGGTGTCGTCTGTGGGGGTCTTTGACCGGTATCCTTCAATAGCCATCGATTCCCACAACAACCTGCATGTGGTCTACACTAGCGGTTCAGGGTCCTACGGCACTTCAGGCGGCATCTATTACGCCAAATTCAACGGCACATGGCAGTATTCTCTTCTCGTCTCAAGTGGGCCTGACTACACAAATCTTGGCGGTTCCTGCATCGCCATAGACGGAAACAATAATCTGCACGTTGTCTGGGAAGGCACAAGAAGCGACGTTTCCTCAAACCAGCAAATCTGGTATGCCCGCTTCACTGATTCTTGGAGTACGCCCGTTCGAATCAGCACCACAGCAAGCATGACGTCCTCTACCCAATCCAACCCCTCTGTGGCTGTTGACTCCAACAACAGAATCCACGCAGCATGGACCAGCGAAAAAGAAAACGCAGTCTTCTACGCAGAATGCACAACAAATTGGAGCTTGCCCGTCCAGCTGGAAAATGCCCCTTCTGCTTGCCCCGTGTTCCGGTGGAGTTTTTATCCATCCAGCAACGCGATAACAAATAAACTGGACTACCTTTTCCTAAAAAAATCAGTGCTGACGTTCAACAGTGGGTTGCCGTCGATGATGAAAAATGTTTCCACATCAATCACTCCGCTTCAGTTGTCCGCTAGCGTTGGGCAATCTGTAATGTTTTCGTCAGAAGCAATGGGCGGTGTTTCTCCCTACACTTATCAGTGGTACCTGAACGGGGCACCAGCTGCAGGCGCCACCTTGCCCTACTGGTTTTTTAAGCCTACCGCGTCAGGAACCTACCGTGTGTGGGTGGCGGTTACTGACTCTTCAGGCTTCACGGTACAATCTGAAACTGCAACCCTGCAGGCTGCTTCGCAGGGGACGTCGGGAATTTTTGGTTACTCGTCTCCCAGTAGCCAAGCAGGCGGCAGCGGCGCATTATATGACGCACACGGAGCACGATTCACCTTGGACGTTGAAGCCAACGTAGCCTCTATCTCCTGCTTAATGGAAGCATTCACAGACTCCAATCAACCCTATGCCAGCTACAACTTCTGCTTCGCCATCTACAGCGACAACAACGGTGCCGTGGGAAACTTGGTTGCCCAAACCGCGACAGGAAAAATTTCCCCTAACCAAACAATATTCACCTCCAACTCCACCTCGTCTGCCCTTCCCTCTGGCGGTGCTTGGGAAACCCTCAACTTCTCCTCGCCCGTACACTTGATTCCTGGCGCGTATTGGCTTATGGCAGTTCATGACGGCAGACAATTTGTCCTCATACACAACGACGTTCCAAACGACAGCAATAAATCAGCTTCCAGCGTCATCGGCAGCCTAAATTTCCCCAGCTACCTGAACACTCCGATTTACACTTATGGCTACGTGTACTGCATTTACGCTTCATGGTCTTACGAATCTAACCCTTCATCGCCGTCGCCGACTCCAACGTTGACTCCCACCCCCTCATCCTCTCTCACACTCCAACCAATCCCTTCCCCGTCCGTTACACCTCCACCAACTTTAACACACCCTTCTCCGAGCCCAACCGCTTCTTCTCTCCCAATAGCAAGCCCCACCCCAACGCCAACCGCTAGCCTTTATCCCCTAAATCCAACCCCGACCCCAACAATTGAACAAATCACCTCTGGGCAAGATTCAGGCAAGAACAACATTCCAACTGTAACGTTGGTTGTGGCTGGGGTTGCTTTGGCGTGCGCGTTTTTCGCTTTGGTTATGCTTTATAAGCTTCGGCAAAAGGGTGACGCATAA
- a CDS encoding metal-dependent hydrolase: MYAIGHFAVGYLIGKGSSKLLKTKISLPLVLMASILPDIDLLLQQINEGVFMHRGATHSIITMTVLMIPFFVYYRKKAIPYYAVLLSHSLIGDLLTGGMEMLWPLSNAWFVALDLSVNGIINVSAELTLFFISLAIMYKAKDLQTLMQPNHQNYALIIAGGAALGPLLSTNGGFESMLPLPLVFPSVFWIALFVYSLYIQVRFDVRKHLLGGVPEKPAIKGAGRQKRIFSRNRH, encoded by the coding sequence ATGTATGCAATTGGACACTTTGCAGTGGGCTACCTCATCGGCAAAGGCTCCTCGAAGCTGCTGAAGACCAAAATAAGTCTGCCGTTGGTGTTGATGGCTTCCATTCTGCCCGACATAGACCTGCTTTTGCAGCAAATAAATGAAGGAGTGTTCATGCATCGAGGGGCAACGCATTCAATAATCACTATGACCGTGCTTATGATTCCTTTTTTTGTGTATTACCGAAAAAAGGCAATCCCTTACTATGCTGTATTGCTTTCGCATTCCCTTATCGGGGACCTACTCACAGGCGGCATGGAAATGCTCTGGCCTCTTTCTAACGCGTGGTTTGTCGCCTTAGACCTTTCCGTTAACGGCATAATCAATGTCTCGGCGGAGCTTACCTTATTCTTCATTTCCTTGGCAATAATGTACAAGGCAAAAGACCTCCAAACCTTGATGCAGCCTAACCACCAAAACTACGCCCTGATAATTGCCGGGGGTGCAGCTTTAGGTCCTCTGCTTTCCACAAACGGCGGATTTGAATCTATGCTTCCTCTGCCCTTGGTGTTTCCCAGCGTGTTTTGGATTGCTCTGTTTGTTTACTCTTTGTATATTCAGGTGCGTTTTGACGTTCGAAAACATCTGTTAGGTGGGGTTCCTGAGAAACCTGCAATCAAAGGCGCTGGAAGGCAGAAAAGAATATTTAGCCGCAACCGACACTGA
- a CDS encoding ArsR/SmtB family transcription factor — MSNAKLDMTIYELQAEISKTLSHPVRLAILHFLKEGEKTVNEIAEHVGVSQSNVSQHLAFMRQRQIVKTRKTGTNIYYRVTNPKISDACDLMREVLLEQLRSKQKLAENYSGASSD; from the coding sequence ATGTCTAACGCGAAACTCGACATGACAATCTACGAGCTGCAAGCAGAAATCTCAAAAACCCTCTCCCATCCCGTTCGGCTGGCAATTCTCCACTTCCTCAAGGAAGGTGAAAAAACAGTCAACGAAATCGCCGAACACGTCGGGGTCAGCCAATCCAACGTCTCCCAGCATCTGGCGTTTATGCGGCAGCGGCAAATCGTGAAAACCCGCAAAACTGGGACCAACATCTACTACAGAGTAACCAACCCAAAAATAAGCGATGCCTGCGACTTGATGCGCGAGGTTCTGCTGGAGCAACTTCGAAGCAAACAGAAATTGGCGGAAAACTACTCGGGAGCAAGCAGCGATTAA